The following are encoded together in the Bos taurus isolate L1 Dominette 01449 registration number 42190680 breed Hereford chromosome 17, ARS-UCD2.0, whole genome shotgun sequence genome:
- the RANBP1 gene encoding ran-specific GTPase-activating protein isoform X1, producing MRGPGSPTGLAAEGTMPTATNGCLDTHEDHDTSTENADESNHDPQFEPIVSLPEQEIKTLEEDEEELFKMRAKLFRFASENDLPEWKERGTGDVKLLKHKEKGTIRLLMRRDKTLKICANHYITPMMELKPNAGSDRAWVWNTHADFADECPKQELLAIRFLNAENAQKFKTKFEECRKEIEEKEKKGSGKNDSTEKVVEKLEALSVQEGEQPQDAAPAAVEEEQ from the exons ATGCGAGGCCCAGGCTCCCCGACGGGCCTGGCAGCTGAGGGCACCATGCCGACGGCAACCAACGGGTGCTTG GACACCCACGAGGACCACGACACCTCCACCGAGAATGCTGATGAGTCCAACCACGACCCCCAGTTTGAGCCAATAGTTTCTCTTCCCGAGCAAGAAATTAAAACGCTGGAAGAAGATGAAGaggaactttttaaaat GCGGGCCAAGCTGTTCCGGTTTGCTTCAGAGAACGACCTTCCGGAGTGGAAGGAGCGGGGCACGGGGGACGTCAAGCTGTTGAagcacaaggagaaggggaccatCCGCCTGCTCATGCGCAGGGACAAGACCCTTAAGATCTGCGCCAACCACTACA TCACGCCGATGATGGAGCTGAAGCCGAACGCAGGCAGCGACCGTGCCTGGGTCTGGAATACCCATGCCGACTTTGCCGATGAGTGCCCCAAGCAGGAGCTCCTGGCCATCCGCTTCCTCAACGCCGAGA ATGCACAGAAATTTAAGACGAAGTTTGAAGAATGCAGGAAAGAgattgaagagaaagaaaaaaaag GGTCCGGCAAGAATGACAGCACCGAGAAGGTGGTGGAGAAGCTCGAGGCGCTATCGGTGCAGGAGGGCGAGCAGCCCCAGGACGCGGCCCCGGCGGCAGTCGAGGAGGAGCAGTGA
- the RANBP1 gene encoding ran-specific GTPase-activating protein translates to MAAAKDTHEDHDTSTENADESNHDPQFEPIVSLPEQEIKTLEEDEEELFKMRAKLFRFASENDLPEWKERGTGDVKLLKHKEKGTIRLLMRRDKTLKICANHYITPMMELKPNAGSDRAWVWNTHADFADECPKQELLAIRFLNAENAQKFKTKFEECRKEIEEKEKKGSGKNDSTEKVVEKLEALSVQEGEQPQDAAPAAVEEEQ, encoded by the exons atGGCGGCCGCCAAG GACACCCACGAGGACCACGACACCTCCACCGAGAATGCTGATGAGTCCAACCACGACCCCCAGTTTGAGCCAATAGTTTCTCTTCCCGAGCAAGAAATTAAAACGCTGGAAGAAGATGAAGaggaactttttaaaat GCGGGCCAAGCTGTTCCGGTTTGCTTCAGAGAACGACCTTCCGGAGTGGAAGGAGCGGGGCACGGGGGACGTCAAGCTGTTGAagcacaaggagaaggggaccatCCGCCTGCTCATGCGCAGGGACAAGACCCTTAAGATCTGCGCCAACCACTACA TCACGCCGATGATGGAGCTGAAGCCGAACGCAGGCAGCGACCGTGCCTGGGTCTGGAATACCCATGCCGACTTTGCCGATGAGTGCCCCAAGCAGGAGCTCCTGGCCATCCGCTTCCTCAACGCCGAGA ATGCACAGAAATTTAAGACGAAGTTTGAAGAATGCAGGAAAGAgattgaagagaaagaaaaaaaag GGTCCGGCAAGAATGACAGCACCGAGAAGGTGGTGGAGAAGCTCGAGGCGCTATCGGTGCAGGAGGGCGAGCAGCCCCAGGACGCGGCCCCGGCGGCAGTCGAGGAGGAGCAGTGA
- the RANBP1 gene encoding ran-specific GTPase-activating protein isoform X3: MDLQATCSDTHEDHDTSTENADESNHDPQFEPIVSLPEQEIKTLEEDEEELFKMRAKLFRFASENDLPEWKERGTGDVKLLKHKEKGTIRLLMRRDKTLKICANHYITPMMELKPNAGSDRAWVWNTHADFADECPKQELLAIRFLNAENAQKFKTKFEECRKEIEEKEKKGSGKNDSTEKVVEKLEALSVQEGEQPQDAAPAAVEEEQ, encoded by the exons ATGGATCTCCAAGCCACGTGCTCC GACACCCACGAGGACCACGACACCTCCACCGAGAATGCTGATGAGTCCAACCACGACCCCCAGTTTGAGCCAATAGTTTCTCTTCCCGAGCAAGAAATTAAAACGCTGGAAGAAGATGAAGaggaactttttaaaat GCGGGCCAAGCTGTTCCGGTTTGCTTCAGAGAACGACCTTCCGGAGTGGAAGGAGCGGGGCACGGGGGACGTCAAGCTGTTGAagcacaaggagaaggggaccatCCGCCTGCTCATGCGCAGGGACAAGACCCTTAAGATCTGCGCCAACCACTACA TCACGCCGATGATGGAGCTGAAGCCGAACGCAGGCAGCGACCGTGCCTGGGTCTGGAATACCCATGCCGACTTTGCCGATGAGTGCCCCAAGCAGGAGCTCCTGGCCATCCGCTTCCTCAACGCCGAGA ATGCACAGAAATTTAAGACGAAGTTTGAAGAATGCAGGAAAGAgattgaagagaaagaaaaaaaag GGTCCGGCAAGAATGACAGCACCGAGAAGGTGGTGGAGAAGCTCGAGGCGCTATCGGTGCAGGAGGGCGAGCAGCCCCAGGACGCGGCCCCGGCGGCAGTCGAGGAGGAGCAGTGA
- the RANBP1 gene encoding ran-specific GTPase-activating protein isoform X2: MRAKLFRFASENDLPEWKERGTGDVKLLKHKEKGTIRLLMRRDKTLKICANHYITPMMELKPNAGSDRAWVWNTHADFADECPKQELLAIRFLNAENAQKFKTKFEECRKEIEEKEKKGSGKNDSTEKVVEKLEALSVQEGEQPQDAAPAAVEEEQ, translated from the exons at GCGGGCCAAGCTGTTCCGGTTTGCTTCAGAGAACGACCTTCCGGAGTGGAAGGAGCGGGGCACGGGGGACGTCAAGCTGTTGAagcacaaggagaaggggaccatCCGCCTGCTCATGCGCAGGGACAAGACCCTTAAGATCTGCGCCAACCACTACA TCACGCCGATGATGGAGCTGAAGCCGAACGCAGGCAGCGACCGTGCCTGGGTCTGGAATACCCATGCCGACTTTGCCGATGAGTGCCCCAAGCAGGAGCTCCTGGCCATCCGCTTCCTCAACGCCGAGA ATGCACAGAAATTTAAGACGAAGTTTGAAGAATGCAGGAAAGAgattgaagagaaagaaaaaaaag GGTCCGGCAAGAATGACAGCACCGAGAAGGTGGTGGAGAAGCTCGAGGCGCTATCGGTGCAGGAGGGCGAGCAGCCCCAGGACGCGGCCCCGGCGGCAGTCGAGGAGGAGCAGTGA